The following are from one region of the Alicyclobacillus fastidiosus genome:
- a CDS encoding 4Fe-4S binding protein, translating into MAFIIASACVGAKHGDCVETCPVDAIHEGEDQFYIDPDLCIDCGACEAVCPVSAIFQEDFLPEEEQEYIEKNRAFFQK; encoded by the coding sequence TTGGCATTTATTATTGCCTCCGCTTGTGTTGGTGCCAAGCACGGAGACTGCGTCGAAACCTGCCCAGTGGATGCCATCCACGAGGGGGAAGACCAGTTTTACATCGATCCTGACCTCTGCATCGACTGCGGTGCTTGTGAAGCCGTCTGTCCGGTGTCTGCTATTTTTCAGGAGGATTTCCTACCTGAAGAGGAACAAGAATACATCGAAAAGAATCGTGCGTTCTTCCAGAAGTAA
- a CDS encoding MFS transporter, which produces MSKHGLHLPRMAWWLLVVSGFFHLSISLSNTFVNIFVFKVDHSFAAIAWYNLPIFVLLPFTFVLAAWIAQHTSTAMALRIGIALHALFYAVTLVIGERAARMPWALGVLMGLAAGFYWLAFDVLSVEYTDQDGHEPFFGTHGVLTSVANVIAPPIAGWLISREDVFLGGLSGYHIVFGISFVLFIGATFFSFRLHSDPMSHLHLRRGLQALRKASWMRLMAASSIYGLREGVFMFLIGLLVYVATGSEMKLGVFLLLQGGLSFLAFFLAGRLSAKYRSRLIGIGSIGMSVAAILFLFPIHARTIIMYGCLTAAALPFFMVPLQGYVYDGIDGRTDEDTPATTHIIVREWFENLGRIIGIILFLTICVHQTPNHLGKLRGLSFALGLVQLGSWAILIPTIRKQRPKRPKRRDREELAEGERKTANKRLNPMS; this is translated from the coding sequence ATGAGCAAGCACGGTCTTCACCTACCGAGAATGGCATGGTGGCTGTTGGTCGTGAGTGGTTTCTTTCACTTGTCGATCAGCCTGTCGAATACGTTCGTCAACATCTTCGTATTCAAAGTCGATCACAGTTTTGCCGCCATCGCTTGGTATAATTTGCCGATCTTCGTCCTGTTGCCCTTCACTTTTGTGCTCGCGGCCTGGATTGCACAGCACACGTCGACTGCCATGGCGTTGCGTATCGGCATCGCGCTTCACGCTCTGTTCTACGCAGTGACGCTCGTGATTGGCGAGCGAGCGGCCCGGATGCCGTGGGCGCTCGGTGTATTGATGGGGTTGGCAGCAGGTTTTTACTGGCTGGCATTTGACGTGCTCAGCGTGGAGTACACGGACCAGGACGGGCACGAGCCATTCTTCGGTACACACGGGGTTCTGACGTCTGTGGCCAACGTGATTGCGCCTCCGATCGCCGGTTGGCTCATCAGTCGCGAAGACGTATTTCTTGGGGGACTGAGCGGCTACCACATCGTGTTCGGCATCTCCTTTGTGCTGTTCATCGGCGCTACTTTCTTCAGTTTCCGCCTACACAGCGATCCGATGTCGCACTTGCACCTGCGGCGAGGGCTGCAGGCCTTGCGCAAGGCGTCCTGGATGCGACTGATGGCCGCATCGTCCATCTACGGCCTCCGTGAAGGCGTATTCATGTTTCTCATCGGCTTGTTGGTCTATGTCGCGACCGGCAGTGAAATGAAGTTGGGTGTATTTTTGCTCTTGCAGGGGGGGCTTTCCTTCTTGGCCTTTTTCCTGGCGGGGCGGCTGTCTGCCAAATATCGATCCCGCCTCATTGGCATCGGCAGCATTGGCATGAGCGTCGCCGCGATACTGTTTCTGTTTCCGATTCACGCGCGAACGATCATCATGTACGGCTGTCTCACTGCAGCAGCGCTTCCGTTCTTCATGGTTCCGCTGCAAGGGTACGTGTACGACGGAATTGATGGCCGCACGGACGAGGACACTCCGGCCACTACGCATATCATCGTGCGAGAATGGTTTGAAAACCTTGGCCGCATTATTGGCATCATCCTGTTCCTGACCATTTGTGTCCACCAGACGCCAAACCATCTTGGCAAGTTGCGCGGATTGTCGTTTGCGCTCGGCTTGGTTCAGTTGGGGTCCTGGGCCATCCTCATCCCGACGATTCGAAAGCAGCGGCCGAAGCGGCCGAAGCGCAGAGATCGCGAAGAGCTGGCAGAAGGTGAACGGAAGACGGCGAACAAACGGCTCAACCCGATGTCCTAA